The following are encoded together in the Phaseolus vulgaris cultivar G19833 chromosome 9, P. vulgaris v2.0, whole genome shotgun sequence genome:
- the LOC137820378 gene encoding polyadenylate-binding protein RBP47C-like, translating to MQPTSNGSDSQATEQNQQTTLPPPPQPVPVPPQWLPMQYPAAAMVMQHHMMPPQHYAAPPPPPQPYVAYHQYQQQLPHVPHAHHQGSSAENKTVWVGDLHHWMDENYLHRCFASTGEISSIKVIRNKQTGLSEGYGFVEFYSHGTAEKVLQNYAGILMPNTEQPFRLNWASFSTGDKRSDNVPDLSIFVGDLAADVTDSMLHETFSNRYPSVKAAKVVFDANTGRSKGYGFVRFGDDNERSQAMTDMNGVYCSSRPMRIGAATPRKTSGYQQGSQSNGTSNQSEADSTNTTIFVGGLDPNVTAEDLRQPFSQYGEIVSVKIPVGKGCGFVQFAIRNNAEEALQKLNGTTIGKQMVRLSWGRNPANKQFRGDFGSPWSGAYYGGPVYDGYGYALPPPHDPSIYAAAYGAYPIYGGHQQQVS from the exons ATGCAACCAACATCGAACGGCTCTGATTCGCAAGCCACGGAGCAGAACCAGCAGACCACGCTGCCGCCACCGCCGCAGCCTGTGCCCGTCCCGCCGCAGTGGCTCCCGATGCAGTACCCCGCGGCTGCCATGGTAATGCAGCATCACATGATGCCGCCTCAACATTATGCCGCGCCGCCGCCGCCACCGCAGCCCTACGTCGCCTACCACCAGTACCAGCAGCAGCTCCCGCACGTGCCGCACGCGCACCATCAGGGATCCAGCGCCGAGAACAAAACCGTATGGGTCGGCGATTTGCATCATTGGATGGACGAAAATTATCTCCACCGCTGTTTCGCATCGACCGGCGAG ATTTCTTCCATTAAGGTTATTCGAAATAAGCAGACTGGTCTATCAGAGGGTTATGGATTTGTGGAATTTTATTCCCATGGCACAGCTGAGAAAGTTTTGCAGAATTATGCTGGGATATTGATGCCTAACACAGAGCAACCTTTTCGCCTGAACTGGGCATCATTTAGCACAGGAGACAAGCGTTCAGATAATGTTCCTGATCTTTCTATTTTTGTAGGAGATTTAGCTGCTGATGTTACAGATAGCATGTTGCATGAAACTTTTTCTAATAGATACCCATCTGTTAAAGCTGCAAAGGTTGTTTTTGATGCCAACACTGGGCGATCAAAGGGTTATGGTTTCGTCAGGTTTGGAGATGATAACGAGAGGTCTCAGGCTATGACTGATATGAATGGTGTTTACTGCTCTAGCAGACCTATGCGTATTGGTGCTGCAACTCCTAGGAAAACCTCTGGCTATCAACAAG GAAGTCAGTCAAATGGCACATCCAACCAATCCGAAGCTGATTCTACGAACACAACT ATATTTGTCGGAGGTCTTGACCCTAATGTTACTGCTGAAGATCTTAGGCAGCCATTCTCCCAGTATGGTGAGATAGTCTCTGTTAAGATACCTGTTGGAAAAGGTTGTGGTTTTGTACAATTTGCAATCAG AAATAATGCTGAAGAGGCATTGCAGAAGCTAAATGGGACAACTATTGGCAAACAAATGGTTCGCCTTTCGTGGGGCCGCAATCCGGCTAATAAGCAG TTTAGAGGAGATTTCGGCAGTCCTTGGAGTGGGGCGTATTACGGGGGACCTGTTTATGATGGTTATGGGTATGCTTTACCACCTCCTCATGACCCCAGTATATATGCTGCTGCTTATGGGGCATACCCTATTTATGGAGGACACCAGCAGCAAGTAAGCTGA
- the LOC137820458 gene encoding patatin-like protein 2 isoform X1 yields MERSKSSLLQIQPPTYGNLVTILSIDGGGIRAIIPATILAFLEAQLQELDGEDARLADYFDVIAGTSTGGLVTAMLSAPNDHQRPLFAAKDIRPFYLDHSPKIFPQRSSIWGWIQKLLRSLGGPKYDAKYLQGVVREKLGETRLHETLTNIVIPTFDIKTLQPIIFSSYQIKRSPYLDAPLSDICISTSAAPTYLPPYHFKNSDSEGTMHEFNLIDGGVCANNPSLVAINQVTKQIINDNPDFFSIKPMEYGRFLVISLGTGTPKNEHKFNAKMAAKWGLFDWLTNSGSTPLIDVLTHSSADMVDFHLATVTQALHSKNNYLRIQDDTLTGVDASLDIATKENMEKLSQIGDRLLKKPVSQINLETGLFEPMGDGETNEDALRRFAKMLSDERSFRELKSPHTNKSLE; encoded by the exons ATGGAGAGATCAAAGTCATCCCTTCTACAGATTCAGCCTCCAACCTATGGAAACTTAGTCACAATTCTCAGCATCGATGGAGGTGGCATTAGGGCAATTATCCCCGCAACTATTCTTGCTTTCCTTGAAGCACAACTTCAG GAATTGGACGGTGAGGATGCAAGGCTTGCAGACTATTTTGATGTGATTGCAGGAACAAGCACAGGTGGACTTGTAACAGCCATGTTAAGTGCTCCAAATGATCATCAGCGTCCGTTATTTGCTGCTAAGGATATCAGACCCTTTTACTTGGACCACTCTCCAAAGATTTTCCCACAACGCAG TAGCATTTGGGGATGGATACAAAAGTTGTTGAGATCATTAGGAGGACCAAAATACGATGCAAAATACCTTCAAGGAGTGGTGAGGGAGAAGCTAGGGGAGACACGTTTGCATGAAACTTTGACCAATATTGTGATTCCCACCTTTGACATCAAGACATTGCAGCCAATCATTTTCTCCTCTTATCAAATCAAGAGGTCTCCTTATTTGGATGCTCCACTCTCTGACATATGCATCAGCACTTCTGCTGCACCAACTTATCTTCCACCCTACCACTTCAAGAACTCAGATTCAGAAGGGACCATGCACGAATTCAACCTCATTGATGGTGGCGTTTGTGCTAATAATCCG AGTTTAGTAGCCATAAATCAGGTAACGAAGCAGATCATTAATGACAATCCTGACTTCTTTTCCATCAAGCCAATGGAATATGGTCGTTTCCTGGTAATCTCTCTGGGCACTGGGACCCCCAAGAATGAACACAAATTCAACGCTAAAATGGCAGCAAAATGGGGTCTATTCGATTGGTTAACCAACAGTGGCTCTACTCCCTTGATCGATGTTTTGACTCACTCCAGTGCAGATATGGTTGATTTCCATCTTGCTACTGTCACCCAAGCTCTTCATTCAAAAAATAACTACCTTCGTATACAG GATGATACATTGACCGGTGTAGATGCTTCACTTGATATTGCCACGAAAGAAAATATGGAAAAACTTAGCCAAATTGGTGATAGGTTGTTGAAGAAACCAGTATCTCAGATCAATTTGGAGACTGGTCTGTTTGAACCGATGGGAGATGGGGAGACCAATGAAGATGCTCTCAGAAG GTTTGCGAAAATGCTTTCAGACGAGAGGAGTTTCCGAGAATTGAAATCTCCTCACACTAACAAGTCCCTAGAATAG
- the LOC137820459 gene encoding probable carboxylesterase 2 — MEISMDVPPYLRVHKDGTVERMAGTQVVPAGFDSNTNVVSKDILVIPETAVTARLYRPNSTPQNAKLPLVLYLHGGAFCISSASDPVYHNSLNKLVADSNVVALSLNYRLAPEHPLPAAYQDSWSAIQWVASQAKAQEDWFRDNVDFERVFLAGDSAGANIGHYIALKLNNVSKNDFDFKVKGLVMVNPYFWGKEAIGVEITDPERKKMVDMWWDFVCPSDKGNDDPLINPFVQEAPSVEGVACEKVLVIVAEKDILKERGKLYHKMLSNSGWKGKAEFYETLGEDHVFHIFNPDCDKAKSLIKRIADFINEQTVNV, encoded by the coding sequence ATGGAAATCTCCATGGACGTTCCTCCGTACCTTCGAGTGCACAAAGATGGCACCGTTGAGCGGATGGCCGGTACCCAAGTTGTTCCCGCGGGTTTCGATTCCAACACCAACGTTGTCTCCAAAGACATCCTCGTCATCCCCGAAACCGCCGTCACAGCCAGGCTCTACCGTCCCAATTCCACCCCGCAGAACGCCAAGCTCCCCCTAGTGCTCTACTTACACGGCGGCGCCTTCTGCATCTCTTCCGCCTCCGACCCTGTCTACCACAACTCCCTCAACAAACTCGTTGCAGACTCCAACGTTGTCGCTCTCTCGCTCAACTATCGCCTCGCACCAGAGCACCCTCTTCCAGCCGCGTATCAAGACTCTTGGTCCGCGATCCAGTGGGTCGCTTCGCAGGCGAAAGCCCAAGAAGATTGGTTCAGAGACAACGTTGACTTTGAGAGAGTGTTCTTGGCAGGGGACAGCGCAGGTGCCAACATAGGACACTACATAGCCTTGAAGTTGAACAATGtttcaaaaaatgattttgatttCAAGGTCAAGGGTCTTGTCATGGTGAACCCTTATTTCTGGGGAAAGGAAGCAATTGGGGTAGAGATTACTGATCCCGAAAGAAAGAAGATGGTGGATATGTGGTGGGATTTTGTCTGTCCTTCTGATAAAGGGAACGATGACCCCCTGATTAACCCCTTTGTGCAGGAGGCTCCGAGTGTTGAAGGGGTGGCTTGCGAGAAGGTGCTTGTGATTGTTGCGGAGAAAGACATTCTGAAGGAAAGGGGAAAACTGTATCACAAAATGTTGAGCAACAGTGGTTGGAAAGGAAAAGCTGAGTTCTATGAGACTCTTGGGGAGGATCACGTGTTTCACATCTTCAATCCCGATTGTGACAAAGCCAAGAGTTTGATTAAACGCATCGCTGATTTCATCAATGAACAAACAGTGAATGTTTAG
- the LOC137820458 gene encoding patatin-like protein 2 isoform X2 has protein sequence MERSKSSLLQIQPPTYGNLVTILSIDGGGIRAIIPATILAFLEAQLQELDGEDARLADYFDVIAGTSTGGLVTAMLSAPNDHQRPLFAAKDIRPFYLDHSPKIFPQRSIWGWIQKLLRSLGGPKYDAKYLQGVVREKLGETRLHETLTNIVIPTFDIKTLQPIIFSSYQIKRSPYLDAPLSDICISTSAAPTYLPPYHFKNSDSEGTMHEFNLIDGGVCANNPSLVAINQVTKQIINDNPDFFSIKPMEYGRFLVISLGTGTPKNEHKFNAKMAAKWGLFDWLTNSGSTPLIDVLTHSSADMVDFHLATVTQALHSKNNYLRIQDDTLTGVDASLDIATKENMEKLSQIGDRLLKKPVSQINLETGLFEPMGDGETNEDALRRFAKMLSDERSFRELKSPHTNKSLE, from the exons ATGGAGAGATCAAAGTCATCCCTTCTACAGATTCAGCCTCCAACCTATGGAAACTTAGTCACAATTCTCAGCATCGATGGAGGTGGCATTAGGGCAATTATCCCCGCAACTATTCTTGCTTTCCTTGAAGCACAACTTCAG GAATTGGACGGTGAGGATGCAAGGCTTGCAGACTATTTTGATGTGATTGCAGGAACAAGCACAGGTGGACTTGTAACAGCCATGTTAAGTGCTCCAAATGATCATCAGCGTCCGTTATTTGCTGCTAAGGATATCAGACCCTTTTACTTGGACCACTCTCCAAAGATTTTCCCACAACGCAG CATTTGGGGATGGATACAAAAGTTGTTGAGATCATTAGGAGGACCAAAATACGATGCAAAATACCTTCAAGGAGTGGTGAGGGAGAAGCTAGGGGAGACACGTTTGCATGAAACTTTGACCAATATTGTGATTCCCACCTTTGACATCAAGACATTGCAGCCAATCATTTTCTCCTCTTATCAAATCAAGAGGTCTCCTTATTTGGATGCTCCACTCTCTGACATATGCATCAGCACTTCTGCTGCACCAACTTATCTTCCACCCTACCACTTCAAGAACTCAGATTCAGAAGGGACCATGCACGAATTCAACCTCATTGATGGTGGCGTTTGTGCTAATAATCCG AGTTTAGTAGCCATAAATCAGGTAACGAAGCAGATCATTAATGACAATCCTGACTTCTTTTCCATCAAGCCAATGGAATATGGTCGTTTCCTGGTAATCTCTCTGGGCACTGGGACCCCCAAGAATGAACACAAATTCAACGCTAAAATGGCAGCAAAATGGGGTCTATTCGATTGGTTAACCAACAGTGGCTCTACTCCCTTGATCGATGTTTTGACTCACTCCAGTGCAGATATGGTTGATTTCCATCTTGCTACTGTCACCCAAGCTCTTCATTCAAAAAATAACTACCTTCGTATACAG GATGATACATTGACCGGTGTAGATGCTTCACTTGATATTGCCACGAAAGAAAATATGGAAAAACTTAGCCAAATTGGTGATAGGTTGTTGAAGAAACCAGTATCTCAGATCAATTTGGAGACTGGTCTGTTTGAACCGATGGGAGATGGGGAGACCAATGAAGATGCTCTCAGAAG GTTTGCGAAAATGCTTTCAGACGAGAGGAGTTTCCGAGAATTGAAATCTCCTCACACTAACAAGTCCCTAGAATAG
- the LOC137822217 gene encoding precursor of CEP5-like: MGNSKLEFMVSAVFLSLMISHGTFLAQGRPLKLEIKVTTHQNSFKEMAKVAEYPATWHPHTSEPEAATLHTKNPQYESVKNWTVNDFQPTDPGHSPGAGHSSPHANVVPKP, encoded by the coding sequence ATGGGCAATTCGAAGCTTGAGTTCATGGTTAGTGCTGTTTTTCTCTCCTTAATGATTTCTCATGGAACTTTTTTAGCTCAGGGAAGGCCACTGAAATTGGAGATCAAGGTCACAACCCACCAAAACAGTTTCAAAGAAATGGCTAAAGTGGCTGAATATCCTGCAACGTGGCACCCTCACACATCAGAACCCGAAGCTGCAACACTTCACACCAAGAATCCACAGTATGAGAGCGTCAAAAACTGGACTGTGAACGATTTCCAACCAACGGATCCAGGGCACAGTCCCGGTGCTGGTCATTCCTCCCCACACGCCAACGTAGTTCCAAAACCCTAG